In Erigeron canadensis isolate Cc75 chromosome 1, C_canadensis_v1, whole genome shotgun sequence, a single window of DNA contains:
- the LOC122585532 gene encoding galactinol synthase 2-like, producing the protein MAPPAAARNSTNQTTTGIVKAKPVPRRAYVTFLAGNGDYWKGVVALAKGLRKAKSVYPLVVAMLPDVPMDHRQKLISQGCILKEIEPLYPPENQTQFAMAYYVINYSKLRIWEFVEYSKMIYLDGDIQVFDNIDHLFDLPDGHFYAVMDCFCERNWRNSPQYQIGYCQQTPDKVQWPQEKLGPKPALYFNAGMFVYEPNTSTYHQLLESVKTTPPTLFAEQDFLNMFFKDIYKPVPTEYNMILAMLWRHPENFDLEKVKVVHYCADGSKPWRYTGEEVNMDREDIKMLVNKWWDIYNDESLDYWRICGHYLPAGPLTAVENPTAVELKRGSRYVTAPSAA; encoded by the exons ATGGCTCCACCTGCAGCGGCTAGAAACTCGACTAACCAAACCACAACCGGGATAGTCAAGGCGAAACCCGTGCCTCGACGTGCCTATGTCACGTTCTTGGCTGGAAACGGAGACTATTGGAAGGGCGTTGTTGCTCTTGCCAAAGGTCTCCGTAAAGCCAAGTCCGTGTACCCTCTTGTTGTGGCCATGCTTCCTGATGTCCCCATGGACCATCGCCAAAAATTGATCTCCCAAGGCTGCATCCTTAAggagatcgaacccttgtatccacccgaaaaccaGACCCAATTCGCTATGGCATACTATGTTATTAATTACTCCAAGCTCCGTATATGGGAG TTTGTGGAGTATAGCAAGATGATATATTTGGATGGTGACATACAAGTTTTCGACAACATTGACCATCTGTTTGACTTGCCAGATGGTCACTTCTATGCTGTAATGGACTGTTTCTGCGAACGAAACTGGAGAAACAGTCCACAGTATCAGATTGGATATTGTCAACAGACACCCGATAAGGTTCAGTGGCCACAAGAGAAGTTGGGCCCAAAACCCGCACTTTACTTCAACGCAGGAATGTTCGTGTACGAGCCTAATACGTCGACCTATCACCAACTTCTCGAGTCCGTAAAAACAACTCCACCAACACTTTTCGCCGAACAAGATTTTTTAAACATGTTCTTTAAAGATATTTACAAGCCCGTCCCAACCGAGTACAACATGATATTAGCAATGCTATGGCGCCACCCCGAGAACTTTGACCTTGAGAAAGTCAAGGTCGTGCACTATTGTGCCGACGGGTCAAAGCCGTGGAGGTACACGGGAGAAGAAGTGAACATGGACCGTGAAGACATCAAGATGTTGGTGAACAAGTGGTGGGACATCTACAACGACGAGTCCCTTGATTATTGGAGGATATGCGGGCATTACTTGCCCGCTGGGCCGTTGACCGCGGTTGAAAACCCAACAGCGGTTGAACTAAAAAGGGGCAGTCGATATGTCACTGCCCCGTCCGCTGCCTAG
- the LOC122578645 gene encoding galactinol synthase 2-like, with protein MAPPAAARNSANQTTTGLVKAKTLPRRAYVTFLAGNGDYWKGVVALAKGLRKAKSVYPLVVAMLPDVPMDHRQKLISQGCILKEIEPLYPPENQTQFAMAYYVINYSKLRIWEFVEYSKMIYLDGDIQVFDNVDHLFDLPDGHFYAVMDCFCERNWRNSPQYQIGYCQQTPDKIQWPEEKLGPKPALYFNAGMFVFEPNLSTYHDLLEAVKTTPPTLFAEQDFLNMFFKDIYKPLPTEYNLILAMLWRHPENFDLEKVKVVHYCADGSKPWRYTGEEVNMDREDIKMLVNKWWDIYNDESLDYWRICGHSLAAGPTAVDKPTVAVTKRRYITAPSAA; from the exons ATGGCTCCACCTGCAGCTGCTAGAAACTCAGCTAACCAAACCACAACCGGGCTGGTCAAGGCGAAAACCTTGCCTAGACGTGCCTATGTCACGTTCTTGGCCGGAAACGGAGACTATTGGAAAGGCGTTGTTGCTCTTGCCAAGGGCCTCCGTAAGGCCAAGTCCGTGTACCCACTTGTTGTGGCCATGCTTCCTGATGTCCCTATGGACCATCGCCAAAAATTGATCTCCCAAGGCTGCATCCTCAAggagatcgaacccttgtaccCACCCGAAAACCAGACCCAATTTGCTATGGCATACTATGTTATTAACTACTCCAAGCTCCGTATATGGGAG TTTGTGGAGTATAGCAAGATGATATATTTGGATGGTGACATACAAGTTTTCGACAACGTTGACCATCTGTTTGACTTGCCAGATGGCCACTTCTACGCTGTGATGGACTGTTTCTGCGAGCGAAACTGGAGAAACAGTCCACAATACCAAATCGGGTACTGTCAACAGACACCTGACAAGATTCAGTGGCCTGAAGAGAAGTTGGGCCCAAAACCAGCGCTTTACTTCAACGCAGGAATGTTCGTGTTCGAGCCCAACCTCTCGACCTACCACGACCTCCTAGAAGCGGTAAAAACAACTCCACCAACTCTTTTCGCGGAACAAGATTTCTTGAACATGTTCTTCAAGGACATTTACAAGCCCCTCCCAACCGAGTACAACTTGATCTTGGCAATGCTATGGCGCCACCCCGAGAACTTTGACCTTGAAAAAGTCAAGGTCGTGCACTATTGTGCCGATGGGTCAAAGCCGTGGAGGTACACGGGAGAAGAAGTGAACATGGACCGTGAAGACATCAAGATGTTGGTGAACAAGTGGTGGGACATTTACAACGACGAGTCACTGGACTACTGGAGGATATGCGGACATTCCTTGGCAGCTGGGCCGACCGCAGTCGATAAACCAACTGTGGCCGTAACTAAAAGGCGATATATTACTGCTCCGTCGGCTGCTTAG
- the LOC122607897 gene encoding galactinol synthase 2-like, translating into MAPPAAARNSTNQTTTGIVKAKPVPRRAYVTFLAGNGDYWKGVVALAKGLRKAKSVYPLVVAMLPDVPMDHRQKLISQGCILKEIEPLYPPENQTQFAMAYYVINYSKLRIWEFVEYSKMIYLDGDIQVFDNIDHLFDLPDGHFYAVMDCFCERNWRNSPQYQIGYCQQTPDKVQWPEEKLGPKPALYFNAGMFVYEPNLSTYHDLLESVKTTPPTLFAEQDFLNMFFKDIYKPIPTEYNLILAMLWRHPENFDLEKVKVVHYCADGSKPWRYTGEEVNMDREDIKMLVNKWWDIYNDESLDYWRICGHSMVTGHLSTVDKPTTAITKRGNRYVTAPSAA; encoded by the exons ATGGCTCCACCTGCAGCTGCTAGAAACTCAACTAACCAAACCACAACCGGGATAGTCAAGGCGAAACCCGTGCCTAGACGTGCCTATGTCACGTTCTTGGCTGGAAACGGAGACTATTGGAAAGGCGTTGTTGCTCTTGCCAAGGGCCTCCGTAAGGCCAAGTCCGTGTACCCACTTGTTGTGGCCATGCTTCCTGATGTCCCTATGGACCATCGCCAAAAATTGATCTCCCAAGGCTGCATCCTCAAggagatcgaacccttgtaccCACCCGAAAACCAGACCCAATTTGCTATGGCATACTATGTTATTAACTACTCCAAGCTCCGTATATGGGAG TTTGTGGAGTATAGCAAGATGATATATTTGGATGGAGACATACAAGTTTTCGACAACATTGACCATCTGTTTGACTTGCCAGATGGCCACTTCTACGCTGTGATGGACTGTTTCTGCGAGCGAAACTGGAGAAACAGTCCACAATACCAAATCGGGTACTGTCAGCAGACACCCGACAAGGTCCAGTGGCCGGAAGAGAAGTTGGGCCCAAAACCTGCACTTTACTTCAACGCGGGAATGTTCGTGTACGAGCCTAATCTCTCGACTTACCATGACCTCCTAGAGTCGGTAAAAACAACTCCTCCCACACTTTTCGCTGAACAAGACTTCTTGAACATGTTCTTCAAGGACATCTACAAGCCCATCCCAACCGAGTACAACTTGATCTTGGCAATGCTATGGCGCCACCCCGAGAACTTTGACCTTGAAAAAGTCAAGGTCGTGCACTATTGTGCCGATGGGTCAAAGCCGTGGAGGTACACGGGAGAAGAAGTGAATATGGACCGTGAAGACATCAAGATGTTGGTGAACAAGTGGTGGGACATCTACAACGACGAGTCATTGGATTACTGGAGGATATGCGGGCATTCCATGGTTACCGGACACTTGTCCACAGTCGATAAACCGACGACAGCCATAACTAAGAGGGGCAATCGATATGTTACTGCCCCGTCTGCTGCTTAG